TGCACAGTCGGCACTATTTCACAAAGCACTTAGAGTATTACACATGCAGTATAAAGCCAAATTCATGCCTGAATAAAACCCATAGTGTGCAGCTATTTTCCTGCCATATGCACATAATCAATAAGAAGATAAAAATGTGGAGTGTATTATTATGGGTAAAGGGCCAACATTAGCTGTAACATATTTAAATTAGCTTCTACTCTGAGCCCTGGAATACACACCAGTCAATTAAACTGTCATACAGATGTACAGAGAGGAAGGTAAAAGTCATAAAACCAAGCCAGAAACACATAATAATGTATCAAAAAGTGTATGGGGAAAAGGTAAAATGTTAATAGGCAGTCATTTTATAGCTAACCAGAAACCAAATCAATGTCCCATAATAGATCTGAGTGAATTATTTGCAGCAAGTAATTTATTCATTTGAATTTAGcccttctttctgttttcaaattatCCATGTGCAGACTTCAGATTTTataaatttgtttatttgtcaTTATTCTATGAAGGGTTGATATGAAGGTGTTTAGCCAGGGAACTGCTCACCACTTTCTGGTTTTGCAGAGATTTGTGAGTTGGGAGTTGGTGTTTCCCTTGTGAGATTTCCCACACCACAGGCTACAGCTCCTGACTGGGTGCCCCACCTGCCTTTTCCAACGTGGGGCTCGGCTGATGAGCACACATGGGAGTAGGGAAACCTTCCTGTGGAAGCTGAGCAGCTTTTCACATCAATCATTTCATATGAAGTGCTTGTAACCTGTTCCAACTTTTAAAAAGCTACTTTCCATGTGAAATTTCTGGGTGATCTCAAATGTAAAAATGGGCTTTCCTTATATCCTCTCAGTTATGAAATACGTTCTAtccatgaacagaaaaaaataatgcagatgAGTAATTCCACCTGCAGAATTGTGGTGAGCTGTGCTCACAACAGCTTCAGCCCATTACTACATTTTGGTGTTGAAAatcaaatttgcttttttagaTTACAACTAGAAACTTAATGCTTAAATTTATTAGTTAAATTGCTTGTTGGAAGAGCACAGACCTGTGCCCAGTCTCACGACAACTCATCTGAGAAAAGCACTGGACCTGAATACAGGAGATTTTGTCTCAGTTCCTGCCTTGGGAACACATTTCCACCGTGCCCTGAAGAATAGTTGATCTTTGCTTTTCCACCGAGCCCTTTTCTGGCTGTAGTACCCTGTTTCTAGCCCAATAACAGCCCTAGATGATGGTTGCATTGTCATGAGCATACAGCCCCTCTTCCTGGACAAGAGCAATAGCTGAGGGCTATGGGGACATCTGCCTGAGAGGCTCTTTGGCCTCCCAAAActacagctctgtgtgtgtatatacacgTGTATAGTACCCCTCTCCCCTTCACTGCACTGCCTACAGCAGGGGCTGCATGTTGCCCAGGGTCTCTAGAAATGATCACCATCATCAGAATATCTAGATACACTCATTTTCTTGGGGGTCTGTGAGGCTGCCAGGcctcaaacaaaaacaaaaacaaaaacaaaaccaaaacaaaacaaaaaaaaccaaaaaaaacccaaacaaaaataaacaaaacaaaacaaacaaaacaaaacaaaacaaaaacctgattatttttattatttctaccCTGCTGTCAGCATGTAAATGAATTGCCTCTTCCCCTCATACAAAACTCAGCAGGGAGAGCTATTGTTTAGCTTGGGGTGCTTTCCTTGCATATCTTAGTGAGAAACCTCTACCTATTCTAATGccataaaatatattcattatatttaaattaaaaatagcttcAGGGATTTAATTCTTGTTTCCACTATTTGTCTTACTAGATGTCTTGTTTAAAATTGCGCCAGACCTCATCAGCACCTTGTGCTGCTTatgctgagaagaaaaagcaacaacCACTGACATCACAAACGGCTGTGTATATGGAGGGTATATTTGCACAGTGCATCCCACCAGCTGCAAAAGCAAACTCAGGTTAATGCTATCGATGGCTCACAGCTATAATGTGAAAAATTCTACTTACCCACTATGTAGTCACAGCAGGAAATtactagaaaacaaaatgaaaatgttcttaCTTGCCTGGAAAGGTCTCTTGGCAGCGGGTGAACAAGAAAAGCCAGAACCAAGCAGTGTCTCTGAAATTGCCTGTCACCTTGGAGATGCTGGGCAACCTCTTACACCACTTTTGGCTCTGGATGAGGACCTACTCAATCCATGCAAACATGCAGATGCAGGtgaatttcaggaaaatgaggaaaaattattGTGTGCCAGAATGCAGAGGCAGGATTGCTGCTGTTGCAGGGAGGTCAGGAAACAGCTCTGCTAAAACCCCTCCCTATTCCACATATTTCCTAGAAAGGAAAGGATTTAGACCAGCAGGCTGAAAGAATGAAAGTTAAGAAAGCACTGTCAGACTAACTTTCATTTCAACAATATCCTGGAAATGAGTCTGCTTGGCAGCCAGGGCCTAGACAAAATCCAGGATGAAAAATCCTGgattggaaatggaaaaatttcaGTGGTGCCAGAAACCTTCATTTTACCAGCCTTAATGTGAGTAATATTGTGTGGACAAACAGCAAATAACCTAAATCACAGACTGTTTGCAACACAGAATACTAATAATGGGTTGGAACATTCCTGATGTCTCCATGAAAAAGAGTCAGAGTCTTCTCCATGCTTGCAGCTCCCTGCATGAGTTCCAGCACGGCTTTGCTGAAGTCAGAGCCAGTGGGTGACCAGCCTGGTCCCCTGGGCTGGACTGACTGCAGGATTCCCAGTGCTGATGTGGGGTATGGActccagcagagagctgagggaaTTATTAATTCCCATCAGAATCCTGCTCTTGAGCAGTCAGATGAGCTTTGAGGAATTTAAGTCTGACTCACTGAGTCTTTCCAGGAGTTCAGTTTTGGTGGGAAAGCCCAGGCCATGTCAACAAGCTTATCAAGAAACAGCTTCCCCTTCATGCATCAGGAGGCATCCCAAACAATGTATTGCCAAACAAATGAGAGTTCTGTTTATAGACACAGCAGATGCCAAGCCTTATTTTCAGAAGCTGTAGCAGTCCAAACAGGTGGCTGACATAGAAATTTTACCATTCTGCCACCTGTGTTTTGACCAGCTGACATATCAAACACATATAATTTTAGTTCTCTACcaataaatacaattttcttgGTTGGATGGGTTTGGGAAAGTCAGAGGTAATACCAGTTATTATTTGGTGTGGCATACAGTCCATACAGAAGTGCAAACTGGATCCTTGTGCCAGACCTCTGCTGAAGGTCACTCCCAGTTGACCTACTTGCAATATTTTGGCTCATGAATAAAAAGACCAGAGGTTTTGTTAACTGTGTCAGTCCTTGGGTGCCTTTGTTGGCAGAAGTTATTACATCCTGGCTGCTAGGCTCAGACCTCTGCTGTTGTATTCTGTGGCATCTGAGTTACCCACAGTGACATAATTATGTTTAAATGTGGTCTGAGTGGAAACATTGCTCTGGGGAAGCCCTGGGGCCCAGCCAGGCCCATGGTGTACAATGACCCCTGTGGGGGCTGACTCAGGAGTCACTGTGACAGCAACTGAGGGTGAGGCAGGAGCCTGTCCATCCCAGGGCAGGTAGGCAAATGGACcagatgcagctctgcagagcacagagcaaaaATCATCCACCCTCTGCTCTGTACTGAGctgaaaaatcacaaattatCTGAGGGGGAAGCTGATGTGGGCAGACAGAGTGGATGTCAAAAGCTAGAAAGGTCATGCCAAAATTCCTGATAACTTGGGCATACCATGTTCAATGACTTCTTCTGGCTCACGAAATCGAAcccttctctctgctctccGCTTTTCCCCCACAGCTTGGTCCACAGGTGGCCTTTTCCTCAGTATGGAAGGAGGATAGCTGCTGTCATCTGTCTAAAGAGTTgatcaaaacacaaaacacgTGAAGTTCAAACAGGGTGAAGTATCTGGGTGAACTTTTCATCTTTGGTGGATGTGTCCCTCGAAGGACATGACACGTAACACATCTGCTTGGACACAGCCAGACCACTGTAATATTTACAGCCAGACAAAAGGGATATTCCTACATTGCCACAGATCTGCAGTACTCTAAAGGTGCATTCTCAGGGAAAAGGATAGGTAGAGCAATGGACAGCAAAATGTTCAGAAAGGATTTCTCTAAATTGTAACAAATATTTGCTGAAGGTGGCTGCTCAACAGCCTTGGGCTGTTCTTGGAAGAACATAAATGTGATATGAAATATATGAACCGTATCATTTGGAGCACCTTTGAAATGTTCTGAGCTAAGCAGTTCCATTCAGAATGCAGCATTACCATTTCAAAAACTGGGACTGTGCAGCTGACTTGGGTTTGGACACTCCTGATGGGTACAAGAAGGTAATTGATTTGCATTTCAATATGACAATTATGCTGTTGCTCTGGTTTTTGCTTGGAAACCACATTTAGTCTTTGACAACAGAATCATAATGCTGTGGATTCTTTGAAATTACAAGAAACAGAGCTGCAATAACAGTAATAACTCACTGTTCTGCATAGGAATGCTCCCACTGCCCAAAGTAATCCAAAGAACCTTGATTCAGACACCCAGTGtcccctggcagcagagagcagatggtaaattttctgcttttcaaagtgAAGGATAGAGAttcttaacattttatttttaaggctgAAGTAATCTTCTCTAgccctttccatctctctcctCTGTTTCTCTACTAGATAAAGGTTATTATTTCTTCTGGATTTGTCTctgctcccttttcccctccttgttTGTTGTTCCCCCACTCAGTGATTGTGTGCTCCTTACTTCAattcttttccttgctttaaTCTTTCTACTCCTTAATTATCtacttttgtccttttttagACCCAAATGCCATTGCCTTGACTTTTCTCATTGGATGCTTTCCCCATGCTCACCATTTCACACACCCACTCCTTGGACTGCAGAAACAGGATTAGATCCCATTGACTGCAATGTGGGGGTGTCAGACCCCAGAGTAAAGGGGATAAATAGGTTTTGTTACACATCACGTTCTGGATAACCCCAAAAGACATATTACATAGCCAGCAGGAACTGCTGTGGGGTGAGGAATGTCTTCAGCTTTGATCCCTTCTCCTGAGAGATTCATAAAACCAATCTCAGCACTGATAAGGATGCTTTCTCTGATCCTGGGGTCATATGACCTCTGTCTTCTGACTGGGGACAGTGTGTGTTAGAGCTCTGTGTTTTTCATTCAGCAGCTACAAAGCTGGAAGCCCCATTCAGGTTATGGAAAACCTGGATTTCACTTCTTTCTGAATCCAAAGAAATACAAAGCTACATCTTATATACACACTCTCATCATCAGGGTTAAGGTGCATACAGGGGAGCAGGGAATCTCAGTCTCTGCCACTGGAGCTGTCTTGTTTGGCCTtgaataattaaatattcattgagctaaagaaagaaagaaagaatgactTTACAGCCTCGTGTTTGGGCGCTCCCTTGGGGGTGGCAGAAGTCTGCTCCTATCCTTGCTCCAATGAATACTTAATATGTAATACTTAAATATTCATTGGAGTGGTCACTGGGAACAGGGTCTCTCATCTACCAGGTGAATACCCCAATCCCTCTGCAacagccacacacacacttaCTCACATAATGAATATTTGATTATTCTGTGTAAAATGAAACAGGTTTAGGGAGACACAGCCTAGCTCAGGCTAGGGGTGGTTATAGCTATAAGGGCTTCTCCTGTGGCACAACCAAGGAAACTGAACCTTATCTTTGAAGAGATTTATAACTCCAAGTGTAGCTGTTGCCCATATGAGCTTTTCCAAGCACTTAGCTGTTTCcctgttattttaaaagttttaaagttatttttaaagttttctatgccttctgattacatatttctactagagtttctcacacactgtcatataaataataattgttttacattcaTCTTTGTAAGAGGAAATAATTGATAGACTGTTAGTTTAACCAGTGTAGTTGGAGAagtggcaatttcatcctccaattccctgccacttttggaattctatatattacaaggtcagaaataaagttccctccctttgcttccttttaCTCTTTCTATcttagtgtgtgtgtgtgagttatttcatgtcGTAGGGCGACACTTAGCAGCGACATCAcatcagaagagaaaaacattaaacTGCCTGGTTGGATAACATCTAGCCAAGGAAGACCTTAAAAAGGAAGTGATTTCATGATATTCACTAGACTTTATTAACTTACAGAAATCAAAGCTCCACAGTGTCAGAATGAACAAAGCACTGTCCCCTCAGACAGAAATCTGGTGTTAACATACTGTGACAAGAGCTGGAAACCTACCAAGGTGATAGCTGTGAAATTGTATGACCCTAAAAACAACCCATTTGTAACAAGCTTCAGGCACTGGACACAGGAACTTCATCACCCATGAGAAGATTACTTACCTGCAGCTCTTTGGCACTAGGATCAGAAAGTGAGGCTGGACATATTTGGGACATGTACTCTGGATGCCAACATGAAGCCTCCCACATGAAGCTTTGGATGGAAAGCCTCTTGCCCAGAAAAtgagaaggagcagggaaaagcgTCCGGAGACCCCTGAGCAGCGGGGACGGAGCCGGCAGCAGAGGACAAGGAGTGGAAAGAAGAGTTTGTGCCCTTCGTACCAGGCTGGCGTGGGAAGGATGAGATGTACTCGGGAGCCAAAAATAGCACCCAGTGATAATACTGGCTGTGCAGCTGGAAGCAGGGCTGTTCTGGCAGCAGAAGAGGGCCTGAATGGAGCAAGTCACAGATAAACACCTACGTATTTGTTCTGCATAAATGTGAAGttgggggtggtttttttaacagcaatTGCTGCATTTCTGTGATCATGTTGGTTTCCTTTCCGGAATCCATTCCCAGTCACAAAAATCTTGCAGGTGGGATTGCTTTTAATGCTTCTTCCATTCAAAATATGTGGGTAAAGTCATCAgcaaattatataaatatagtGGGATGACAGATATCTCCCTCCAGAACAGTTATGGCCTCACTTTATATGTTTTACAAATTAAATCCATTATTATAGTAATAAAGTGGGATTTAAACATTTGACATTTCTACTCATATTATAATAAGATTATTGATAGAAAGAGAGGTGATTTAATGTTCAAGAGACTTTAACAGCCCCTTGTCAAATGCTGAAGGCTGGGCATCATCAAATATACAATTTCTAGTTAGAAATATACCTGCCATGATTGCTGAAATATACTGGTTTGTTGTCCCTGCAAGCACAagcttgtgctttttttttattttttttttcattcttttcctggAGCAATTTATTTACAGTGCCATGTGTAATGTAcatggtttggttttattgCAGGTGGTTGGATGGATATTTTCATGTCATGTTCAGGCTGGCCCTTGTTCTGCAGTGTAGAGAGGGTGGCAAGATGCTCATACAGGCACTGGGAACCagagggcacagctgctctgtgggctTCACTACTTATTCACTTCCTTTCAGGGATATGGGGAATGGGTGAGTAGATGGAAAGGATTGGGATCCTCCCCCAGAGAAAACTGGGCCAGAGCAACAGAGGAGGCTTCTGTGGCTGATGTGGGGTCAGCAAACCCTTCAGGATTtgctgccctcctgcagctcagcctctgcaTGGGTGTACTGTCCTCAAGCCTGCCCTTAGAGACATCAGCATCCATGTGGAGAGGAATAGATTTTGCTGGTCTAGGGCTCTCCACTGAAGGCACCATACTTGAAAGCTCTCTGAAAAGTTTCCTTACCTTCTCTTTCCTATGCATTGGGGTGATGGAGGGTTTTTCCTCATGCTGAAACCAGCTCACAGCTGCAGGCCTTGTGAAATGCTTCCAAAATCCCctctctgctgtgtcctgcaaGTGTTCCACAGAGGTTATTTCAGGAAATCTAGGGTGGCTTTTG
This portion of the Vidua chalybeata isolate OUT-0048 chromosome 6, bVidCha1 merged haplotype, whole genome shotgun sequence genome encodes:
- the C6H14orf180 gene encoding nutritionally-regulated adipose and cardiac enriched protein homolog, giving the protein MSQICPASLSDPSAKELQTDDSSYPPSILRKRPPVDQAVGEKRRAERRVRFREPEEVIEHVISCCDYIVDDRTSSGLPVFLWLLFCAVLILAVSLYYTSMKQDVTVLEEFQSRLVIFFLHIRHVAQRCWTWFLRQ